A stretch of the Sphingosinithalassobacter tenebrarum genome encodes the following:
- a CDS encoding RsmB/NOP family class I SAM-dependent RNA methyltransferase, translating into MAPPQQKRRPQRAADTPGVPARKAALRLLDAVLRRGLALEAALDHAAEGLEPADRGLAHAIAAEVLRRLPDLDTLIDGATAKPLPHDAKARFVLRIALVQSLALGTPPHAAISTVLPLVDGGPRKLVHGVFGALMRKAVALPEVPALFPPVAKRWRKAWGEPMVAAAARAIAAPPPLDLTMRDPAETQALAEAMGGASLMPGHIRLPAGTAVRELPGYEAGSWWVQDIAASLPARMIGAGAGRVLDLCAAPGGKTLQLAAAGWDVTALDISESRLVRLSENLARTGLAATIVAADALTWEPDAPFDAILLDAPCSATGIFRRHPDVLYRARPAIVSEMAELQTKLLARAADWLRPGGTLVYATCSLEPEEGEAQVAAFLEAREDFALVPPDRAQLPPGVAPDRQGELRMLPTMLADAGALDGFFVASLRRRD; encoded by the coding sequence TTGGCCCCTCCCCAACAGAAGCGCCGACCGCAGCGCGCGGCCGACACGCCCGGCGTTCCCGCGCGCAAGGCTGCGTTGCGCCTGCTCGATGCGGTGCTGCGTCGCGGCCTCGCACTCGAAGCCGCGCTCGATCATGCCGCCGAGGGGCTGGAGCCCGCCGATCGCGGCCTTGCCCATGCGATCGCTGCCGAAGTGCTGCGCCGCCTGCCCGATCTCGACACGCTGATCGACGGCGCAACCGCCAAGCCGCTGCCGCACGATGCCAAGGCGCGCTTCGTGCTGCGCATCGCGCTGGTCCAGTCGCTGGCGCTCGGCACGCCGCCGCACGCAGCCATCTCCACGGTACTGCCGCTGGTTGACGGCGGCCCGCGCAAGCTGGTGCATGGGGTGTTCGGCGCCCTGATGCGCAAGGCGGTGGCGCTTCCCGAAGTCCCGGCGCTGTTTCCTCCCGTGGCCAAGCGCTGGCGCAAGGCCTGGGGCGAGCCGATGGTTGCCGCGGCCGCGCGCGCCATCGCCGCGCCGCCGCCGCTCGACCTGACGATGCGCGATCCGGCGGAGACGCAGGCGCTTGCCGAAGCGATGGGCGGCGCCAGCCTGATGCCCGGCCATATCCGCCTGCCCGCCGGAACGGCAGTGCGCGAGCTTCCCGGATATGAGGCCGGCAGCTGGTGGGTGCAGGATATCGCCGCGTCGCTGCCCGCGCGCATGATCGGGGCCGGTGCGGGCCGGGTGCTCGATCTGTGCGCCGCACCCGGGGGCAAGACGCTGCAACTCGCCGCAGCGGGCTGGGACGTGACGGCGCTCGATATTTCGGAAAGTCGTCTCGTGCGACTTTCGGAAAATCTGGCGCGTACCGGCCTTGCCGCGACGATCGTCGCGGCCGACGCGCTGACATGGGAGCCCGATGCCCCGTTCGACGCGATCCTGCTCGATGCGCCATGCAGCGCGACGGGGATTTTTCGCCGTCATCCCGATGTACTGTATCGCGCGCGTCCGGCGATCGTTTCCGAAATGGCGGAGCTGCAGACGAAACTGCTGGCACGCGCGGCGGATTGGCTGCGGCCCGGCGGAACCCTCGTCTACGCCACCTGCTCGCTCGAACCCGAAGAGGGCGAAGCGCAGGTCGCGGCGTTTCTGGAGGCGCGCGAGGATTTCGCGCTTGTCCCGCCCGATCGCGCGCAGCTGCCGCCGGGCGTGGCGCCGGATCGGCAAGGCGAGCTGCGGATGCTGCCGACGATGCTTGCCGATGCCGGGGCGCTTGACGGCTTCTTCGTCGCATCGCTGCGGCGGCGCGACTGA
- the htpX gene encoding zinc metalloprotease HtpX yields the protein MNTLKTTMLLAALTALFLALGFTLGGRAGAMIALLIAVGMNFFTYWNADKIVLKMHNAREVDDASAPEFVGIVRDLARRAKLPMPRVYLVDEPHPNAFATGRDPQHAAVAATTGLVQMLDREEIAAVMAHELGHVRNRDTLIMTMVATIAGAISMLANFSLFFRGGRGAGIAGLLAVLVAPFAAMIVQMAISRTREYGADRASAEISGNPRALASALNKLAQGAQRIPNPVAQRMPAASQLYIVPGLSRGDSLFSTHPDTGNRIAELERMANEMGAPAVQSARAPAWPAAPRPAARASVPRTGGRSRPARSRSALDPHRD from the coding sequence GTGAACACGCTCAAGACCACCATGTTGCTCGCCGCGCTGACGGCGCTGTTTCTCGCGCTGGGCTTCACGCTCGGCGGCCGCGCGGGGGCGATGATCGCGCTGCTGATCGCGGTGGGCATGAACTTCTTCACCTACTGGAACGCCGACAAGATCGTGCTGAAGATGCACAATGCGCGCGAAGTCGATGATGCGAGCGCGCCCGAATTTGTTGGAATCGTCCGCGATCTGGCGCGGCGCGCGAAGCTGCCGATGCCGCGTGTCTATCTGGTCGACGAACCGCATCCCAATGCCTTCGCCACCGGGCGCGATCCGCAGCACGCCGCCGTCGCCGCCACCACCGGGCTTGTCCAGATGCTCGACCGCGAGGAGATTGCGGCGGTGATGGCGCACGAACTCGGCCATGTCCGCAATCGCGACACGCTGATCATGACGATGGTCGCGACGATCGCGGGCGCCATTTCGATGCTCGCCAATTTCAGCCTGTTCTTTCGCGGCGGGCGCGGCGCGGGGATCGCCGGGCTGCTCGCGGTGCTGGTTGCGCCCTTCGCGGCGATGATCGTCCAGATGGCGATCAGCCGGACGCGCGAATATGGCGCCGATCGCGCGAGCGCCGAAATCAGCGGCAACCCGCGCGCGCTCGCTTCGGCGCTGAACAAGCTGGCGCAGGGCGCACAGCGCATCCCCAATCCGGTGGCGCAGCGCATGCCCGCCGCCTCGCAGCTTTATATCGTTCCGGGCCTGTCGCGCGGTGACAGCCTGTTCTCGACGCATCCCGATACCGGCAATCGCATTGCCGAGCTTGAGCGGATGGCGAACGAAATGGGCGCGCCCGCGGTGCAGAGCGCCAGGGCACCGGCATGGCCCGCCGCGCCGCGACCGGCCGCGCGGGCATCGGTGCCGCGTACCGGCGGCCGGAGCCGTCCGGCGCGTTCGCGCAGCGCGCTCGATCCGCATCGCGACTGA
- the hemC gene encoding hydroxymethylbilane synthase: MPTPFRIGTRGSPLALVQANMVRDALIAAHGWSPDHVEIVPIRTTGDRVQDRALAEIGGKALWTKELDRALHQGDIDCSVHSMKDVETFRPDWVTIAAMLPRADVRDRIVGVDSVEALRQGAVVGTSSPRRAAQLRKLRPDIETVLFRGNVDTRLAKLAAGEADATFLAAAGLERLGRHDVGIAVPVETMLPAPSQGAVGIEVRADDRDAHARIAAIDHPVTHACVTAERGLLAALHADCHSPVGALATLEGAILTLRAELLSEDGSEHVHGQEAGAPGDPELPRTMAADLLARAPDAVRRLFAG; the protein is encoded by the coding sequence ATGCCTACTCCCTTTCGTATCGGTACGCGCGGCTCGCCGCTTGCGCTGGTTCAGGCCAATATGGTGCGCGACGCGCTGATCGCGGCGCATGGCTGGTCGCCCGACCATGTCGAAATCGTGCCGATCCGCACCACCGGCGACCGGGTGCAGGATCGCGCACTCGCCGAAATCGGCGGCAAGGCGCTGTGGACCAAGGAGCTGGATCGCGCGCTGCACCAGGGCGATATCGATTGCTCGGTCCATTCGATGAAGGATGTCGAGACGTTTCGCCCCGATTGGGTGACGATCGCCGCGATGCTGCCGCGCGCCGATGTGCGCGACCGGATCGTCGGCGTCGATTCGGTCGAAGCGCTGCGACAAGGCGCGGTGGTCGGTACCAGTTCGCCGCGCCGTGCCGCGCAACTCAGGAAGCTGCGGCCCGACATCGAAACCGTGCTGTTTCGCGGCAATGTCGACACCCGGCTCGCCAAGCTCGCGGCCGGAGAGGCCGACGCGACCTTCCTTGCCGCGGCGGGGCTGGAGCGTTTGGGACGTCATGACGTCGGCATTGCCGTGCCGGTCGAAACCATGCTGCCTGCGCCGTCGCAAGGCGCGGTGGGGATCGAAGTCCGTGCCGACGACCGCGACGCGCATGCCCGGATCGCCGCGATCGACCATCCGGTCACGCATGCCTGCGTCACCGCCGAACGGGGCTTGCTCGCCGCGCTTCATGCAGACTGCCACTCGCCGGTCGGCGCGCTTGCGACGCTGGAGGGCGCGATCCTGACCCTGCGCGCAGAACTGCTCAGCGAAGACGGATCGGAACATGTTCACGGCCAGGAAGCCGGCGCGCCCGGCGACCCCGAACTGCCACGCACGATGGCGGCCGATCTGCTCGCCCGCGCCCCGGACGCGGTCCGGCGCCTGTTCGCGGGATGA
- a CDS encoding GMC family oxidoreductase yields MEEADIVVIGAGSGGCAAAGRLSAEGRWRVALLEAGGRNAGLRTRMPAMLVDPVPASNWAFETLPQPGLNGRRGYQPRGRGLGGSSAINAMLYIRGHPGDYDEWAAMGCLGWAWRDVLPWFRASECNERGGDAWHGDAGPLAVSDQRHRHPGAQAFLDAAAALGVPVNPDFNGAEQDGVGWFQVTQRRGARWSAARAYLDPSRDTLEVLTEAVVERILFEEGRVWGVAYRRDGERHVLRARHVVLAAGAFQTPQLLMLSGIGPGARLGDMGLAVQVDRNDVGANLQDHVDYVASFAVRGHGFLGRSLRGKLRFGAAMLRWLATRRGLMTSPLAEAGAFLRTDPRAAAPDVQLHFLPAIVEDHGRARVKAHGYSCHAAVLRPFSRGTVTLASLDVRDAPRIDPAFLADPRDLRLLKRGVRTMYHILRADPLARFGGRDRHPIDMGDEAAFEAALRARADTIYHPVGTARMGSDGDAVCDPRLRVRGVDGLWLADASVMPRIVGGNTNAPTIMIGERCADFLAADLREG; encoded by the coding sequence TTGGAAGAGGCCGACATTGTCGTCATCGGCGCCGGCTCCGGGGGCTGTGCCGCAGCGGGGCGCCTGAGCGCGGAGGGACGCTGGCGCGTCGCGCTGCTCGAAGCGGGCGGGCGCAATGCCGGGCTGCGTACGCGAATGCCCGCGATGCTGGTCGATCCCGTTCCGGCAAGCAACTGGGCATTCGAAACGCTGCCCCAGCCCGGGCTGAACGGGCGTCGTGGCTATCAGCCGCGCGGGCGCGGACTGGGCGGCTCGAGCGCGATCAACGCGATGCTCTACATAAGGGGCCATCCCGGCGATTATGACGAATGGGCGGCGATGGGCTGTTTGGGCTGGGCATGGCGGGACGTGCTTCCCTGGTTCCGCGCAAGCGAGTGCAACGAACGCGGCGGCGATGCCTGGCACGGCGATGCCGGCCCGCTGGCGGTGTCCGACCAGCGCCATCGCCACCCCGGCGCGCAGGCGTTCCTCGATGCCGCCGCCGCGCTCGGCGTCCCGGTCAATCCCGACTTCAACGGCGCCGAACAGGATGGAGTCGGCTGGTTTCAGGTGACGCAGCGTCGGGGCGCCCGCTGGAGCGCGGCGCGCGCCTATCTCGATCCGTCGCGCGACACGTTGGAGGTCCTGACCGAGGCCGTCGTCGAGCGCATCCTGTTCGAGGAGGGGCGAGTCTGGGGCGTTGCCTATCGCCGCGATGGCGAACGCCATGTGTTGCGCGCGCGGCATGTGGTGCTGGCGGCTGGCGCGTTTCAGACGCCGCAGCTGCTGATGCTGTCTGGGATCGGGCCGGGCGCGCGGCTCGGCGATATGGGGCTTGCGGTGCAGGTCGACCGAAATGATGTCGGCGCGAATCTTCAGGATCATGTCGACTATGTCGCTTCCTTCGCGGTGCGCGGGCACGGCTTTCTCGGCCGGTCGCTGCGGGGAAAGCTGCGCTTCGGCGCGGCGATGCTGCGCTGGCTGGCGACGCGGCGCGGGCTGATGACGAGCCCGCTTGCCGAAGCCGGGGCGTTTCTGCGGACCGATCCGCGCGCGGCGGCGCCCGACGTCCAGCTCCATTTCCTGCCCGCGATCGTCGAGGATCACGGCCGCGCCCGTGTGAAGGCGCATGGCTATAGCTGTCACGCGGCGGTGCTGCGGCCGTTCAGCCGGGGGACGGTGACGCTGGCCTCGCTCGACGTGCGCGATGCCCCGCGCATCGATCCCGCCTTCCTTGCCGATCCGCGCGACCTGCGGCTGCTCAAGCGAGGGGTGCGGACGATGTACCACATCCTGCGCGCCGACCCGCTGGCGCGTTTCGGCGGGCGCGATCGCCATCCGATCGACATGGGGGATGAAGCGGCGTTCGAAGCGGCGCTGCGCGCGCGGGCGGACACCATCTATCACCCGGTGGGCACCGCGCGCATGGGGAGCGATGGGGATGCGGTGTGCGACCCGCGACTGCGCGTGCGCGGTGTCGATGGGCTCTGGCTCGCCGATGCCTCGGTGATGCCGCGCATAGTCGGCGGCAACACCAATGCGCCGACGATCATGATCGGCGAACGCTGCGCCGATTTCCTGGCTGCCGATTTGCGTGAAGGCTGA
- a CDS encoding DUF1674 domain-containing protein, which yields MGKRPEHVKPPAHLSKSPPVPEPDAKAERRGTENPNRPDPTRYGDWERKGVAVDF from the coding sequence ATGGGCAAGCGCCCCGAACATGTGAAACCGCCGGCCCATCTTTCGAAAAGCCCGCCGGTGCCCGAACCGGATGCGAAGGCAGAGCGGCGCGGCACGGAAAATCCCAATCGGCCTGACCCGACTCGCTATGGCGACTGGGAGAGAAAGGGCGTCGCGGTCGATTTCTGA
- the tsaD gene encoding tRNA (adenosine(37)-N6)-threonylcarbamoyltransferase complex transferase subunit TsaD, with amino-acid sequence MALILGLESSCDETAAALVTSDRRILAHRLARQDERHRPYGGVVPEIAARAHVEMLGPLVEQALEEAQVTLADIDAIAATAGPGLIGGVMVGLVTGKALALASGKPLIAVNHLEGHALSPRLSDPDLAFPYLLLLVSGGHCQLLLVEGVGRYHRLATTIDDAAGEAFDKTAKLLDLGFPGGPAVEVAAAQGSPRAVPLPRPLVGSGEPHFSFAGLKSAVARVTDDYAKEDIAASFQQAVVDCLIDRTRIALGKASEATALVVAGGVAANKTVRGALEGLAADHGMRFVAPPLWLCTDNAAMIGWAGAERFAVGLTDPLDTPARARWPLDPQAEKVRGAGVKA; translated from the coding sequence ATGGCATTGATCCTCGGCCTCGAATCGAGCTGCGACGAAACCGCGGCGGCGCTGGTGACTTCGGACAGACGCATTCTCGCGCACAGGCTGGCGCGGCAGGACGAGCGGCACCGCCCCTATGGTGGCGTCGTCCCCGAAATCGCCGCGCGCGCGCATGTCGAGATGCTGGGGCCGCTGGTCGAACAGGCGCTCGAGGAAGCGCAGGTTACGCTCGCCGATATCGATGCGATCGCGGCAACTGCCGGTCCGGGGCTGATCGGTGGCGTCATGGTGGGGCTCGTCACCGGCAAGGCGCTGGCGCTCGCCTCGGGCAAGCCGCTGATCGCAGTCAATCACCTCGAAGGGCACGCGCTGTCGCCGCGCCTGTCCGATCCCGATCTTGCCTTTCCCTATCTGTTGCTGCTCGTCTCGGGCGGGCATTGCCAGCTTCTGCTGGTCGAAGGTGTCGGCCGCTATCATCGCCTTGCCACCACGATCGATGATGCCGCCGGCGAAGCGTTCGACAAGACCGCCAAGCTGCTCGACCTGGGATTTCCCGGCGGGCCTGCGGTGGAAGTCGCGGCGGCGCAGGGCAGTCCCCGCGCCGTTCCCCTGCCGCGTCCGCTCGTCGGGTCGGGCGAGCCGCATTTCTCCTTCGCCGGGCTCAAGAGCGCCGTTGCGCGCGTCACCGATGACTATGCGAAGGAAGACATCGCCGCCTCGTTCCAGCAGGCGGTTGTCGATTGCCTGATCGATCGTACCCGCATCGCGCTGGGCAAGGCGTCGGAAGCCACCGCGCTGGTCGTCGCGGGCGGGGTTGCGGCGAACAAGACCGTCCGTGGTGCGTTGGAGGGGCTGGCTGCCGATCATGGCATGCGTTTCGTTGCCCCGCCGCTCTGGCTGTGCACCGACAATGCGGCGATGATCGGCTGGGCGGGCGCGGAGCGTTTCGCCGTCGGGCTCACCGACCCGCTCGATACGCCGGCACGCGCGCGCTGGCCGCTCGATCCTCAAGCAGAAAAAGTGCGCGGAGCGGGAGTGAAGGCATGA
- a CDS encoding heparinase II/III family protein, with amino-acid sequence MAWRTPFHAMRLRGRHPLKLIAVADDPFLGDPASGNAILDGRLSFRGEEREIAELDFARPDWSRGFGDYVQSFAWLRDLSTVTTRARGAPIAEAIMRLWLDAHADKITDPAWRADLWGRRILFWTAHAPLILSSTDLVYRSSVLHALARGARYLDRSADRVQVGPPRIAAWCGMLVAGLMIPGGDPRRSFGESGLQRALSQSVFDDGGIVTRSPAGQVDAIRLLTMLCETYAARRIEPPEFVAVALQRMVGALLGITHGDKGLSSWQGCGPMPGEAIAQVVEATGVRTRPLKQARDWGYQRLSAQKTVLIIDAAPPPVARLVEGGCASTLAFELSDGDHRIVVNCGGARATNISVPIALGEGLRTTAAHSTLVVGDSNSTAIHADGTLGRGVGEVELARQETENSSRIEASHDGYVRRFGLTHRRQITLASDGRDIRGEDSLLPADKRKRKKPTPFAIRFHLSPYVEISPTADGQAAILRLPGGAMWQFRCRGATLAIEDSIWIDSRGRPVPTEQLVVSGEAIAGGTSISWVFHRAR; translated from the coding sequence ATGGCGTGGCGCACGCCGTTTCACGCGATGCGGCTGCGCGGGCGGCACCCGCTCAAACTGATCGCCGTCGCCGACGATCCCTTTCTCGGCGATCCTGCGAGCGGCAATGCGATCCTCGACGGGCGGCTTTCCTTTCGCGGCGAGGAGCGCGAGATCGCCGAACTGGATTTCGCGCGGCCCGATTGGTCGCGCGGTTTCGGCGACTATGTCCAGAGCTTTGCCTGGCTGCGCGACCTTTCGACGGTCACCACACGCGCGCGCGGCGCGCCGATTGCCGAAGCGATCATGCGGCTCTGGCTCGACGCGCATGCCGACAAGATTACCGACCCAGCCTGGCGCGCGGACCTTTGGGGCAGGCGCATCCTGTTCTGGACGGCGCATGCCCCGCTGATCCTGTCCTCGACCGATCTCGTCTATCGTTCGAGCGTGCTGCACGCACTCGCGCGCGGAGCGCGCTATCTCGACCGATCGGCCGATCGGGTGCAGGTCGGGCCGCCGCGCATCGCCGCCTGGTGCGGCATGCTGGTTGCGGGGCTAATGATTCCCGGCGGTGACCCGCGCCGGTCCTTCGGCGAATCCGGGTTGCAGCGCGCGCTGTCGCAATCGGTGTTCGACGATGGCGGAATCGTCACGCGCTCGCCCGCCGGGCAGGTCGATGCGATCCGGCTGCTCACCATGCTCTGCGAAACCTATGCCGCGCGGCGGATCGAGCCGCCCGAATTCGTAGCCGTGGCGCTGCAGCGCATGGTTGGCGCGTTGCTCGGCATCACCCACGGCGACAAGGGGCTTTCCAGCTGGCAGGGCTGCGGGCCGATGCCGGGCGAGGCAATCGCGCAGGTCGTGGAAGCAACCGGCGTGCGCACGCGGCCGCTCAAACAGGCGCGCGACTGGGGCTATCAGCGATTGTCGGCGCAGAAGACCGTGCTGATCATCGATGCGGCGCCGCCGCCGGTCGCGCGACTGGTCGAAGGCGGCTGCGCGTCGACGCTGGCGTTCGAACTTTCAGACGGCGATCACCGTATCGTGGTCAATTGCGGCGGCGCGCGGGCGACCAACATATCGGTTCCGATCGCGCTGGGCGAAGGGTTGCGCACCACCGCCGCGCATTCGACTTTGGTGGTGGGCGACAGCAACTCCACCGCCATCCATGCCGATGGCACGCTCGGCCGCGGCGTCGGCGAAGTCGAGCTGGCGCGGCAGGAAACGGAAAATTCCAGCCGGATCGAAGCCAGCCATGACGGCTATGTCCGCCGCTTCGGCCTGACGCATCGCCGCCAGATCACACTGGCTTCCGACGGGCGGGACATTCGCGGCGAAGACAGCCTGCTTCCGGCCGACAAGCGCAAGCGCAAGAAACCGACGCCCTTCGCGATCCGCTTCCACTTGTCGCCCTATGTCGAAATTTCGCCGACCGCGGATGGCCAGGCCGCGATCCTGCGCCTGCCGGGCGGGGCGATGTGGCAGTTTCGCTGTCGCGGCGCGACGCTGGCGATCGAGGACAGCATCTGGATCGATTCGCGGGGCCGGCCCGTTCCCACCGAACAACTCGTCGTTTCGGGCGAGGCAATTGCCGGCGGCACGAGCATCAGCTGGGTTTTTCACCGCGCTCGCTGA
- a CDS encoding DUF1697 domain-containing protein: protein MTRWAALLRGVNVGGRKLAMADLRTMLAGMGFADVETLLASGNAVFSAAENDAARLERALEAKSAETLRLATDYLVRDADQWADVMAANPFPEVAAERPNQLLVLFHRDPFDPALLDLLAEHYDGPERLKPVGRELYIDFPNGQGRSDLVPMMTKLKFPKVATGRNWNTVTKITAKLGE from the coding sequence GTGACGCGCTGGGCGGCGCTGCTCCGCGGCGTCAATGTCGGCGGGCGCAAGCTGGCGATGGCGGACCTGCGCACGATGCTCGCGGGCATGGGGTTCGCCGATGTCGAGACGCTGCTCGCTTCGGGCAATGCCGTCTTCTCCGCAGCTGAAAACGACGCGGCGAGGCTGGAGCGCGCGCTCGAGGCGAAATCGGCGGAAACGCTGCGTCTTGCGACCGACTATCTGGTACGCGACGCCGACCAATGGGCTGACGTCATGGCCGCCAACCCGTTTCCCGAAGTTGCCGCCGAGCGGCCCAACCAGCTGCTGGTGCTGTTTCACCGCGACCCGTTCGACCCCGCGCTGCTCGATTTGCTCGCGGAGCACTATGACGGCCCCGAGCGGCTCAAGCCAGTCGGCCGCGAACTCTATATCGACTTTCCCAACGGGCAGGGCCGGTCGGACCTCGTACCGATGATGACCAAGCTCAAATTCCCGAAAGTGGCGACCGGCCGTAACTGGAACACCGTCACGAAGATCACGGCGAAGCTGGGCGAATAG
- a CDS encoding uroporphyrinogen-III synthase: MSRPLAVLRPEPGNAITAGRIAQLRRPVLRLPLFETRRVDWQPNGAGGFDALLLTSANAIRHGGPGLEALRGLPVLAVGSATASAANDAGFRIAVTGPGNAETLIEKAEAAGFRRALHLAGRNRRLREGGIIACIETVYTSDPRDLDEAAVAQLAGSVALIHSPRAGARLAELCSETIRCEIAVAAISENAAMSLGQGWARIATAPEPGDFALIETACTLAD, encoded by the coding sequence ATGAGCCGTCCGCTCGCCGTTCTTCGCCCCGAGCCGGGCAACGCCATCACCGCGGGCCGCATCGCGCAGCTTCGTCGCCCCGTCCTCCGCCTGCCGCTGTTCGAAACCCGTCGCGTCGACTGGCAACCGAACGGTGCGGGCGGTTTCGACGCGCTGCTGCTGACCAGCGCCAATGCGATTCGCCACGGTGGCCCGGGACTGGAGGCATTGCGCGGCCTGCCCGTTCTCGCAGTGGGCAGCGCGACGGCCAGCGCGGCGAACGATGCAGGGTTCCGCATCGCGGTGACCGGGCCCGGCAATGCCGAGACGCTGATCGAGAAGGCGGAAGCGGCCGGCTTTCGGCGCGCGCTGCATCTGGCCGGCCGCAACCGTCGGCTGCGCGAAGGCGGCATCATCGCGTGTATCGAGACCGTCTATACCAGCGATCCGCGCGATCTAGACGAAGCGGCGGTTGCGCAACTTGCCGGGTCCGTCGCGCTGATCCACTCGCCGCGGGCCGGCGCGCGGCTCGCCGAGCTTTGCTCGGAAACGATACGGTGCGAGATTGCCGTGGCGGCGATTTCGGAAAATGCCGCCATGTCGCTCGGTCAGGGCTGGGCGCGAATTGCCACGGCACCGGAGCCTGGCGATTTCGCACTGATCGAAACCGCATGCACGCTCGCCGATTGA
- a CDS encoding NAD(P)H-dependent glycerol-3-phosphate dehydrogenase, producing the protein MTIGIVGGGAWGTALAQTMTGNDSDVRLWVREPEVIESINERHENAVYLPGVKLSEHVRATDDLAWVAEVSPVLVVTPAQHMRSVLSNMPGKGQALILCSKGIEAGSQKFLHHVAAETVSHSPIAVLSGPTFAHEVAQGLPTAVTLAAENMELAQELAAVIARPALRPYVSSDVVGAEIGGAVKNVLAIACGVVDGAGLGQNARAALIARGFAEMTRYGLARGAKAETLAGLSGLGDLVLTCSSTSSRNFSLGVALGRGGSADAIMADRKTVAEGAFTAPVLRESAEEAGVDMPVTQAVCALLDGADVGDVIDGLLNRPLREEGV; encoded by the coding sequence ATGACGATCGGTATTGTGGGCGGCGGTGCGTGGGGCACTGCGCTGGCGCAGACAATGACGGGCAATGACAGCGACGTACGGCTGTGGGTTCGCGAACCCGAAGTGATCGAATCGATCAACGAGCGGCACGAAAACGCAGTCTATCTGCCTGGCGTGAAGCTTTCCGAACATGTCCGCGCGACCGACGATCTGGCCTGGGTGGCAGAGGTATCCCCGGTGCTGGTGGTGACTCCCGCCCAGCATATGCGCAGCGTGCTTTCGAACATGCCCGGCAAGGGGCAGGCGCTGATCCTGTGTTCGAAGGGGATCGAAGCGGGAAGCCAAAAATTCCTTCACCATGTCGCTGCCGAAACCGTATCCCATTCGCCGATCGCCGTGCTTTCGGGGCCGACCTTCGCGCATGAAGTGGCGCAGGGCCTGCCCACCGCCGTCACACTGGCGGCGGAGAATATGGAGCTGGCGCAGGAACTGGCCGCGGTAATCGCGCGGCCGGCGCTGCGGCCCTATGTCTCGAGCGATGTCGTCGGTGCGGAAATCGGCGGCGCAGTGAAGAACGTCCTCGCCATCGCCTGTGGCGTGGTGGACGGGGCCGGGCTGGGGCAGAATGCGCGCGCGGCACTGATCGCGCGCGGATTCGCCGAAATGACGCGCTACGGCCTGGCGCGCGGGGCGAAGGCCGAAACGCTGGCGGGGCTTTCGGGGCTGGGGGACCTTGTCCTCACCTGCTCATCGACCAGTTCGCGCAACTTCTCGCTTGGCGTGGCGCTCGGAAGGGGCGGCAGCGCCGACGCGATCATGGCCGACCGCAAGACCGTGGCCGAAGGTGCCTTCACCGCGCCGGTGCTGCGCGAGTCCGCAGAGGAAGCAGGCGTCGACATGCCGGTCACGCAGGCGGTGTGCGCGCTGCTCGATGGCGCCGATGTCGGCGATGTGATCGACGGGCTGCTTAACCGCCCGCTGCGCGAAGAAGGCGTGTGA
- the rpe gene encoding ribulose-phosphate 3-epimerase codes for MQPVRIAPSILSADFARLGEEVRAIDAAGADWIHVDVMDGHFVPNITIGPAVIKALRPHSAKPFDVHLMISPVDPLLREFADAGADTLSVHPEAGPHLHRTLQTIKSLGKRAGVVLNPATPVEVVDPVFDMVDLILVMSVNPGFGGQKFIASQLDKIAALRKRIDASGRAIDLEVDGGIDRETAPRAIAAGADALVAGTASFRGGPDCYADNIAALRGV; via the coding sequence ATGCAGCCCGTCCGTATTGCGCCGTCGATCCTGTCCGCTGACTTCGCCCGTCTGGGGGAGGAAGTGCGCGCGATCGATGCCGCCGGGGCCGACTGGATCCATGTCGATGTGATGGACGGTCATTTCGTGCCCAACATCACGATCGGCCCGGCGGTGATCAAGGCGCTGCGCCCACACAGTGCCAAGCCGTTCGACGTGCACCTGATGATCTCGCCGGTCGATCCGCTGCTCAGGGAATTCGCCGATGCCGGTGCCGACACGCTGTCGGTGCACCCCGAAGCCGGGCCGCATCTCCATCGCACGCTGCAGACGATCAAGTCGCTCGGCAAACGTGCCGGAGTCGTGCTCAATCCCGCGACGCCGGTCGAAGTCGTCGATCCGGTTTTCGACATGGTCGATCTCATCCTGGTGATGAGCGTCAATCCCGGTTTCGGCGGCCAGAAATTCATTGCGAGCCAGCTCGACAAGATTGCGGCGCTGCGCAAGCGGATCGATGCGAGCGGCCGTGCCATCGACCTTGAAGTCGATGGCGGCATCGACCGCGAAACCGCGCCGCGTGCGATCGCCGCGGGCGCCGATGCGCTGGTCGCGGGCACCGCCAGTTTCCGCGGCGGGCCGGATTGCTATGCCGACAATATCGCCGCGTTGAGGGGTGTGTGA